The Lycium barbarum isolate Lr01 chromosome 10, ASM1917538v2, whole genome shotgun sequence genome includes a region encoding these proteins:
- the LOC132615856 gene encoding DNA oxidative demethylase ALKBH2: MAKLMKLNLKAENDDVAATSNYRIKRVVELGNTSQVIYMPKLLNYHQSWDYLDYLNNNIPWNRPTIRVFGRSCLQPRDTCYVASEGLPQLVYSGYQPHTYSWDEFPPLKDILDTVHKALPGSRFNSLLLNRYKGGDDYVGWHADDEKLYGPTPEIASLSFGCEREFLLKKKPDKTPRGKKTSGKPPKKQLKKDGSPDKHSFVLKHGSLLVMGGYTQRDWLHSVPKRVKADSLRINLTFRLVL; this comes from the exons ATGGCGAAGCTGATGAAACTGAACCTAAAGGCCGAGAATGATGACGTGGCAGCAACAAGTAATTATAGAATAAAAAGAGTAGTAGAATTAGGAAATACAAGTCAAGTAATATACATGCCTAAGTTGCTTAATTACCATCAATCATGGGATTATTTAGATTACCTTAACAATAATATACCCTGGAATCGTCCCACTATTCGCGTATTCGGTCGATCTTGTCTTcag CCTAGAGACACTTGTTATGTGGCAAGTGAAGGATTGCCACAGCTAGTTTATAGTGGCTACCAGCCTCACACATATTCGTGGGATGAATTTCCTCCACTTAAGGACATACTGGATACT GTCCATAAAGCTCTTCCAGGAAGTCGTTTCAACAGCTTACTACTGAATAGGTATAAAGGAGGCGATGACTATGTGGGTTGGCATGCTGATGATGAGAAACTTTATGGACCAACTCCAGAAATTGCTTCTCTTTCCTTTGGATGCGAACGTGAATTCTTGTTGAAGAAGAAACCAGATAAAACACCCCGAG GTAAAAAAACTAGTGGCAAACCGCCCAAAAAGCAATTGAAGAAGGATGGCTCTCCAGACAAACACTCGTTTGTTTTGAAACACGGTTCGTTGCTGGTAATGGGAGGCTATACTCAACGGGACTGGCTTCATTCAGTGCCTAAGCGTGTGAAAGCAGATTCGTTAAGGATTAATCTCACCTTCAGGCTTGTTCTTTGA
- the LOC132613527 gene encoding protein C2-DOMAIN ABA-RELATED 11-like: protein MADTLGQIKVTVVKGRRLVIRDFKTSDPYVILKLGNQTVKTKVINCCLNPVWNEEFCFSISEPAEVLQLEVFDKDRFKADDKMGNAHLSLQPLVAAARLRKILGVAPEGTTLRKVIPETDNCLSVDSSISWVNGEVVQDVWLRLCEVESGDIELKIKLTDLSCASPSKQSDS, encoded by the exons ATGGCAGACACATTGGGACAGATAAAAGTGACTGTTGTAAAAGGAAGACGGTTGGTGATTCGGGACTTCAAGACAAGTGATCCTTATGTCATTCTCAAGCTCGGTAATCAG ACTGTCAAAACCAAAGTCATAAACTGCTGCCTTAATCCTGTTTGGAATGAAGAATTCTGCTTCTCTATCTCCGAACCGGCTGAGGTTCTCCAATTG GAAGTGTTTGATAAAGACCGTTTCAAGGCAGATGACAAGATGGGAAATGCTCATCTCAGTCTTCAGCCTTTGGTTGCAGCTGCTAGACTGAGAAAGATTCTCGGTGTTGCTCCCGAGGGGACAACCTTAAGGAAGGTTATCCCGGAGACAGACAACTGCCTATCAGTCGATAGCAGCATTAGTTGGGTGAATGGTGAAGTTGTGCAAGATGTTTGGTTGAGGCTTTGTGAGGTGGAGTCTGGAGATATAGAATTGAAAATCAAATTGACCGATCTCTCGTGTGCTTCTCCCTCCAAGCAGAGTGACTCTTAA
- the LOC132616055 gene encoding nuclear transcription factor Y subunit B-6-like produces MDLGGGNGSGGFHSYRRLPKTTSSDGNMNLAAQLNQVTTTTNNNNSNNNINVSSTNDSECTVREQDRFMPIANVIRIIRKILPPHAKISDDAKETIQECVSEFISFVTSEANDRCQREQRKTIMAEDMLWAMSKLGFDDYIEPLTLYLHRYRECDGGDRSSLRGELLLMKPRGVVVDPAASSSIANNMAPINYPLPPNFTMAYHHGYFAYGHMSNGYMQSDDDVASNSQSNSEANDVNHVESIRSKV; encoded by the exons ATGGATCTTGGAGGAGGCAATGGTAGTGGAGGCTTTCATAGCTACCGCAGGTTACCAAAAACAACTTCCTCTG atGGCAACATGAATCTGGCTGCCCAACTCAACCAAGTCACAACTACAACGAACAATAACAACAGCAATAATAATATCAATGTTTCATCCACAAACGATTCTGAATGCACTGTCCGCGAGCAAGACCGTTTCATGCCAATAGCAAACGTGATCCGAATCATCCGAAAAATACTGCCTCCACACGCCAAGATATCGGACGACGCGAAAGAGACAATCCAAGAATGCGTGTCCGAGTTCATCAGCTTCGTTACTAGCGAAGCCAATGACCGTTGCCAGCGCGAACAGCGCAAGACTATCATGGCCGAGGACATGCTCTGGGCCATGAGCAAGTTAGGGTTCGATGATTACATCGAACCCCTGACTCTGTACTTGCACCGTTATCGCGAGTGCGATGGTGGGGACCGCAGCTCCCTTAGAGGGGAGCTGCTGCTAATGAAGCCACGGGGGGTTGTAGTTGATCCCGCGGCTTCATCTAGCATTGCCAACAATATGGCACCTATTAATTATCCCTTGCCACCTAATTTTACTATGGCTTATCATCATGGCTACTTTGCTTATGGACATATGAGTAATGGATACATGCAGAGTGATGACGATGTTGCTTCAAATTCTCAGTCTAATAGTGAGGCAAATGATGTGAATCATGTGGAGAGCATAAGGAGTAAGGTTTGA